The following are from one region of the Osmerus mordax isolate fOsmMor3 chromosome 1, fOsmMor3.pri, whole genome shotgun sequence genome:
- the terf2ip gene encoding telomeric repeat-binding factor 2-interacting protein 1 gives MSSRRDGQSSPISPVLFLNVIGEPMRFYLRPGPTKVELLPIINAGGGILCRAQESNAILLSDPKDMSPAMASTAHFYISTTYIRDCVEKNEQLELEDYRFTEYVQTRSSKQKREGSGSVGRMGYTSEEDSAILNFMSKRKGETRGNLVWQEMEKQGLINRSWQSMKARYSKYLCFIAAEKVERETVPPKKYPQRSPSHKQSTSPGPDPDSDGYTSNTELDPKSEPEPVSEPVSEPEPVSEPDLSESELHLEPEAVKAEQDQSSEPDVLEPELGQSSEEEVLEPEPGQAPEPEVLEPEPDQAPEPEDLEPEPGQSSEPEVLEPDQSSEPEVPEPKTAPEPEVRKPASDIPKTLTEEDLPPTASDTTDLLLSPEALPSFQPEGAPERVDSSPEGQRKASKQRRRSGMSSSTPASKRARAASPPVGENPELDEAGPSGESAVPFIHKQTEPQRKKTLKRRSLGILEKASREFDDGSSGESVDESLNMEVGSTASPPEPGRTVNPTPAPASALASSSITQTHTPDTETAAVPQPQPLPKPKPKSKRPEAQGPCQADLPEVPFPGPGQREPVPSTSAAHMFLFDNESQEVESSQPIRDEVAFTQVQVEEAKHSIRGLMEETNQDLVAVTKALIKFCGDVSVALIYLNNGMGAGPIWERCDDKLLKSADLSELRLKYGDKAVARRLAFLDME, from the exons ATGTCTTCAAGACGGGATGGCCAGTCGTCACCAATATCACCCGTTCTGTTCTTGAACGTGATCGGCGAGCCCATGCGCTTCTACCTCAGACCGGGCCCCACCAAGGTCGAGCTGCTGCCGATCATCAATGCTGGGGGCGGCATATTGTGTAGAGCTCAGGAGTCCAACGCCATCCTGTTATCTGACCCCAAGGACATGTCGCCTGCGATGGCATCCACTGCCCATTTCTACATTTCAACCACGTACATCCGGGACTGCGTGGAGAAGAacgagcagctggagttggagGACTACAGGTTCACTGAGTACGTGCAGACCAGGTCCTCCAAACAGAAGCGGGAGGGGAGCGGGAGTGTGGGTCGCATGGGCTACACGTCAGAGGAGGACTCCGCCATCTTGAACTTTATGTCCAAGCGCAAGGGTGAGACCCGAGGTAACCTGGTGTGGCAGGAAATGGAGAAGCAGGGTCTGATCAATCGCAGCTGGCAGTCCATGAAGGCTCGCTATTCGAAGTACCTGTGTTTCATAGCTGcagagaaggtggagagagagacggtcccTCCGAAGAAATACCCTCAGCGGAGCCCGTCGCACAAGCAGTCTACCTCTCCAGGTCCTGATCCTGATTCAGATGGGTACACCTCCAATACAGAGCTAGACCCGAAGTCTGAACCAGAACCAGTGTCTGAACCTGTGTCTGAACCAGAACCAGTGTCTGAACCAGACCTTTCTGAATCAGAACTACACCTTGAGCCAGAGGCTGTAAAAGCAGAGCAGGACCAGTCTTCTGAACCAGATGTTTTAGAACCAGAACTAGGCCAGTCTTCTGAGGAAGAAGTTCtagaaccagaaccaggccaAGCACCTGAGCCAGAAGTtctagaaccagaaccagaccaaGCCCCTGAGCCAGAAGATCtagaaccagaaccaggccaGTCTTCTGAGCCAGAGGTTCTAGAACCAGACCAGTCTTCTGAACCAGAAGTTCCAGAACCTAAAACAGCCCCTGAACCAGAGGTTCGAAAGCCAGCCTCTGACATTCCTAAGACATTGACGGAGGAAGACCTCCCTCCAACAGCATCAGACACAACAGACCTCTTGCTCTCCCCAGAGGCACTTCCCTCCTTCCAGCCAGAGGGGGCGCCAGAGAGAGTGGACAGCAGTCCTGAGGGGCAGCGGAAGGCCTCCAAGCAGCGCAGGCGATCAGGGATGTCCTCTAGCACACCCGCATCTAAGAGAGCCAGAGCGGCCAGTCCGCCTGTTGGAGAGAACCCAGAGCTGGACGAAGCTGGACCCTCAG GAGAGAGTGCAGTCCCATTCatccacaaacagacagaaccacagaggaagaaaacaCTGAAAAGAAGAAGTCTTGGGATTCTTGAGAAGGCATCGAGAGAGTTTGATGACGGATCTTCGGGTGAG TCGGTTGACGAGTCTCTAAATATGGAAGTAGGCAGCACTGCGTCTCCTCCAGAGCCAGGAAGGACAGTCAACCCAACCCCTGCCCCGGCCTCAGCCCTGGCCTCGTCCTCCattacccagacacacactcctgataCTGAAACTGCTGCagtgccccagcctcagcccctgcccAAACCCAAACCCAAGAGTAAGCGGCCTGAGGCCCAGGGTCCCTGCCAGGCGGACCTTCCGGAGGTGCCTTTTCCTGGGCCAGGGCAGAGGGAGCCGGTCCCCTCCACCTCCGCGGCACACATGTTCCTGTTCGATAACGAGTCTCAGGAAGTGGAGAgctctcagccaatcagggaTGAGGTGGCGTTCACTCAGGTGCAGGTGGAAGAAGCGAAGCACAGCATCAGAGGGCTGATGGAGGAGACCAATCAGGACCTGGTGGCCGTTACTAAGGCCCTTATCAAGTTCTGCGGGGACGTATCAGTAGCCTTGATCTACCTGAACAATGGCATGGGGGCGGGGCCTATCTGGGAACGCTGTGACGACAAACTCCTCAAATCAGCAGACCTCTCAGAACTCCGTCTGAAATATGGAGACAAGGCTGTGGCTAGAAGACTGGCCTTTTTGGACATGGAGTGA
- the lmcd1 gene encoding LIM and cysteine-rich domains protein 1, translated as MDLTSGMEKMSVGHPPEGRGAPCQTCKDICSGFQPHSWRKACVACHCSLEDHAPSSDLEDDHRMGRLLADSKYAHLTAKVKGGAGLRVYKRNRMIITNPVVSRKDPTFNTITYDWAPPGLTQKLAMQYMELLPEEKRPVAGTEGALYRRRQLLRQLPVYDQDPAACQGLSEQGAMDMAAFVRSYKDVALGVGEVALPGEGGASREGGGAGREGATKQKNGKGSQDHPDPPSSTISNGIENSCKKSEYFCSGCGGVASSDNPVVYAEQAGYEQQWHPTCFRCSQCGEALVDLVYFWKSGALLCGRHYCQSSHPRCAGCDQLVFSVDRHTSADGRMWHKEHFCCWRCGQSLDEPCSCPP; from the exons ATGGACTTGACCTCGGGAATGGAGAAG ATGTCAGTGGGGCACCCTCCAGAGGGGCGGGGCGCACCGTGTCAGACATGTAAAGATATCTGCTCTGGATTCCAGCCACATTCCTGGAG GAAGGCGTGCGTGGCGTGCCACTGCAGCCTAGAAGACCACGCCCCCAGCTCTGACCTTGAGGACGACCACCGGATGGGCCGCCTGCTGGCGGACTCCAAGTACGCCCACCTGACAGCCAAGGTCAAAGGTGGTGCCGGCCTCCGAGTCTACAAACGCAACCGCATGATCATCACCAACCCTGTGGTCTCCCGCAAGGACCccaccttcaacaccatcacctATGACTGGGCACCGCCCGGCCTGACTCAGAAACTG gcCATGCAGTACATGGAGCTCCTCCCAGAGGAAAAGCGCCCGGTGGCGGGTACGGAGGGAGCGCTGTACCGCCGCAGGCAGCTGCTGAGGCAGCTACCAGTCTACGACCAGGACCCGGCCGCCTGCCAGGGCCTGTCTGAGCAGGGGGCGATGGACATGGCCGCCTTCGTCAGGAGCTACAAGGACGTggccctgggggtgggggaggtggctctgcccggagagggaggggccagcagggaggggggaggagccgggagggagggggcgaccAAGCAGAAGAACGGCAAGGGCAGTCAGGATCATCCAGACCCCCCGAGCTCCACCATCTCCAACGGCATCGAGAACAGCTGCAAGAAGAGTGAATAT tttTGCAGCGGCTGTGGTGGTGTAGCGTCCAGCGACAACCCGGTGGTGTACGCCGAGCAGGCAGGCTATGAGCAGCAGTGGCACCCCACCTGCTTCAGGTGCTCCCAGTGTGGCGAGGCCCTGGTGGACCTGGTCTACTTCTGGAAATCCGGAGCCCTGCTGTGTGGACGCCACTACTGCCAGAGCAGCCACCCTCGCTGTGCAGGCTGCGACCAG CTGGTTTTCTCTGTGGACCGGCACACGAGCGCGGATGGACGGATGTGGCACAAGGAGCACTTCTGCTGCTGGCGCTGTGGACAGAGTCTGGACGAGCCCTGCTCCTGCCCACCCtga
- the gmppb gene encoding mannose-1-phosphate guanyltransferase beta, producing MKALILVGGYGTRLRPLTLSVPKPLVDFCNKPILLHQVEALVKAGVDHVILAVSYMSDLLEREMRIQEERLGIRISLSHEKEPLGTAGPLALARELLTDDDEAFFVLNSDVICDFPFEDMLKFHKHHGREGTIVVTRVEEPSKYGVVVYEAESGRIHRFVEKPQVFVSNKINAGMYIFSPSMLSRIQLQPTSIEKEIFPLMAEERHLYAMELQGFWMDIGQPKDFLTGMCMYLQSVRQHAPERLRTGPGFLGNVLVAPTAQIGENCTIGPNVTLGADVVLEDGVRIKRCTVLKGARVRSHSWLESCIVGWSSSVGQWVRMENVTVLGEDVIVNDELYLNGANVLPHKSINDSVPEPRIIM from the exons ATGAAAGCTCTGATCCTGGTTGGAGGTTACGGCACCAGGCTGCGGCCGCTCACCCTGTCTGTGCCCAAGCCCCTGGTGGACTTCTGTAACAAACCCATCCTCCTTCATCAGGTGGAGGCGCTTGTCAAG gctggAGTGGACCATGTTATCCTGGCCGTAAGCTACATGTCTgatctgctggagagagagatgaggattcAGGAAGAAAGG CTTGGCATCCGGATCTCTTTGTCTCATGAGAAGGAACCGCTGGGAACAG ccggCCCCCTGGCCCTGGCCAGAGAGCTGCTGACAGACGACGACGAGGCATTCTTTGTGCTCAACAGCGACGTCATCTGCGACTTCCCCTTCGAGGACATGCTGAAGTTCCACAAGCACCACGGCAGGGAGGGCACCATCGTG GTGACCAGGGTGGAGGAGCCGTCCAAGTACGGCGTGGTGGTGTACGAGGCTGAGAGCGGACGGATCCACCGCTTCGTGGAGAAACCCCAGGTGTTCGTCTCCAACAAGATCAATGCTGGCATGTATATCTTCAGCCCCTCCATGCTCTCCAGGATCCAG CTCCAGCCCACCTCCATAGAGAAGGAGATCTTTCCCCTCATGGCCGAGGAGAGACACCTGTACGCTATGGAGCTTCAAG GGTTCTGGATGGATATCGGTCAGCCCAAGGACTTCCTGACAGGCATGTGCATGTACCTGCAGTCGGTACGGCAACATGCACCTGAGCGTCTACGCACCGGGCCTGGCTTCCTGGGGAACGTTCTGGTG GCCCCTACGGCCCAGATCGGGGAGAACTGCACCATCGGGCCCAACGTGACGCTCGGTGCTGACGTGGTGCTGGAGGACGGGGTGAGGATTAAGCGCTGCACGGTCCTAAAGGGGGCCCGAGTCCGATCCCACTCCTGGCTGGAGTCCTGCATCGTGGGCTGGAGCTCCTCTGTGGGGCAGTgg GTACGCATGGAGAACGTGACCGTTCTAGGCGAAGACGTGATTGTCAACGACGAGCTCTACCTCAACGGGGCCAACGTCCTTCCTCACAAGTCCATCAACGACTCTGTGCCTGAGCCGCGCATTATCATGTAG